One genomic window of Candidatus Trichorickettsia mobilis includes the following:
- a CDS encoding translesion error-prone DNA polymerase V autoproteolytic subunit, protein MKVTKISQASITDECEIPFFDMKVQAGSPSPADGHMCNRLDLNRHLIKNPNATFFVQVTGESMIDAGIKENDLLVVDRAIEATNNKIVIAVVNNEFTVKRLKIINNEAFLMPENTKFLPIKMEEGSYIWGVVTSVIQKF, encoded by the coding sequence ATGAAAGTAACCAAAATCTCACAAGCTTCGATTACGGATGAATGTGAAATACCATTCTTTGATATGAAAGTTCAAGCTGGCTCTCCTTCTCCTGCTGACGGACATATGTGCAATAGGCTTGATCTGAATAGGCATCTGATTAAGAATCCTAATGCTACTTTTTTTGTTCAGGTAACTGGTGAATCTATGATTGATGCTGGAATAAAAGAAAATGACCTACTTGTCGTTGATAGAGCAATAGAAGCTACCAACAACAAGATTGTAATTGCTGTAGTTAATAATGAGTTTACAGTTAAGAGATTAAAAATAATTAACAATGAAGCATTTTTAATGCCAGAAAATACCAAGTTTTTACCTATAAAAATGGAAGAAGGTTCCTATATTTGGGGAGTTGTTACTAGCGTTATCCAAAAATTCTAA
- a CDS encoding LexA family protein — MEINKILFCAITEPCPIPFFNMKVQAGSPAAIDNPTFIKLDISKHLIKNPSTTFFVQVTGESMVDAGIYENDLLVVDKFIEPINNNIVIAVINSKFTIRRLKIDNTGIFLVTENTPLSSTVVDEDCYICGVVTSIVRQL; from the coding sequence ATGGAAATAAACAAAATTCTATTCTGTGCTATTACAGAACCATGCCCTATACCATTCTTTAATATGAAAGTTCAAGCAGGGTCTCCTGCTGCTATTGATAATCCAACTTTTATAAAACTTGATATAAGCAAACATCTAATTAAGAACCCCAGTACTACCTTTTTTGTTCAGGTAACTGGTGAATCAATGGTTGATGCTGGAATATATGAAAATGATTTACTTGTGGTTGATAAGTTTATAGAGCCTATTAATAATAATATTGTAATTGCTGTAATTAATAGTAAATTTACTATTAGAAGATTAAAAATTGATAATACTGGTATTTTTTTAGTTACCGAAAATACTCCACTTTCTTCTACTGTGGTAGATGAAGATTGTTATATTTGTGGGGTGGTTACTAGCATTGTACGACAATTATAA
- a CDS encoding GNAT family N-acetyltransferase, whose protein sequence is MNILIYKILPDQDIEECLKIRRKVFIEGQNVLEEEELDGLDCDGDHYIIRLDDFVSGTARIRYIQNKAKIERVAILTEYQGQGLGRRLMEYLLKEIRNSDKVKIATLGAQTHAIPFYENLGFTICSDEYIEAGIPHKDMQIILSS, encoded by the coding sequence ATGAATATATTGATTTACAAGATCTTACCAGATCAAGACATAGAAGAATGTCTAAAAATTCGTAGAAAAGTTTTTATAGAAGGCCAAAACGTTCTTGAAGAAGAAGAACTAGATGGACTCGATTGCGATGGCGATCACTATATAATCCGATTAGATGATTTTGTATCAGGAACTGCTAGAATAAGATATATACAGAATAAAGCTAAAATTGAACGTGTTGCTATACTTACGGAATACCAAGGCCAAGGGCTTGGCAGAAGATTAATGGAATATCTTCTAAAAGAGATCAGAAATTCTGACAAAGTAAAAATAGCAACTCTTGGAGCGCAGACACATGCAATCCCATTTTACGAAAATCTTGGATTTACTATTTGTAGTGACGAATATATAGAAGCTGGTATACCTCACAAAGATATGCAAATAATACTAAGCTCATAA
- a CDS encoding ribonucleotide-diphosphate reductase subunit beta, with protein sequence MSLLDARPIYKPFSYPWAYEAWHIQQKIHWLPEEVPLADDVKDWKYNLSPGEKHLLTQIFRFFTQADIEVNNCYMKHYSRVFKPTEVLMMLSAFSNMETIHIAAYSHLLDTVGMPEIEYQAFMKYKEMKDKYDYMQRFGVETKHDIATTLAVFGAFTEGLQLFASFAILLNFPRFNKMKGMGQIVTWSVRDETLHTNSIILLFKTFVRENPEVWTESLRSRLYEACATIVHFEDAFIELAFEVGGIQGLTAREVRQYIRYIADRRLMQLGLKEIYLVDNNPLPWLDEILNGVEHTNFFENRVTEYTKAATTGSWEEVFVEMDEDKQQKLL encoded by the coding sequence ATGTCTTTACTTGATGCTCGTCCGATCTATAAGCCGTTTTCTTATCCATGGGCCTATGAGGCGTGGCATATTCAACAAAAAATTCACTGGTTACCTGAAGAAGTTCCACTAGCTGACGATGTCAAGGATTGGAAATATAATTTAAGTCCCGGGGAAAAACACTTGCTTACTCAGATATTTCGCTTCTTTACGCAAGCAGATATTGAAGTAAACAACTGTTATATGAAGCACTATTCTAGAGTATTCAAGCCTACAGAAGTGTTAATGATGCTCTCAGCATTCTCTAACATGGAAACCATTCATATCGCCGCCTATTCTCATTTACTTGATACAGTAGGAATGCCAGAGATAGAATATCAAGCATTTATGAAATATAAAGAAATGAAAGATAAATACGATTATATGCAGCGTTTTGGAGTGGAGACCAAACATGATATTGCAACAACCTTAGCAGTATTTGGTGCCTTTACTGAGGGTTTACAATTATTTGCTTCTTTTGCTATATTATTGAATTTCCCACGTTTTAATAAAATGAAGGGCATGGGGCAAATAGTTACTTGGTCGGTACGCGATGAAACGCTACATACTAATTCAATTATACTATTATTCAAAACTTTCGTCCGTGAGAATCCAGAAGTATGGACAGAAAGTTTACGCAGTCGTCTATATGAAGCTTGTGCTACTATCGTACATTTTGAGGATGCTTTTATTGAACTTGCGTTTGAAGTAGGTGGTATTCAAGGTCTAACCGCTCGTGAGGTAAGACAATATATACGTTATATTGCTGATCGCCGATTGATGCAATTAGGGCTAAAAGAAATATACCTAGTGGATAATAATCCTTTACCGTGGTTGGATGAAATTCTGAATGGAGTTGAACATACTAATTTTTTTGAAAACCGAGTTACTGAATACACCAAGGCAGCAACGACCGGTTCCTGGGAAGAAGTATTTGTGGAAATGGATGAAGATAAGCAGCAAAAGCTACTGTGA
- a CDS encoding Na+/H+ antiporter subunit G produces the protein MSIILTLIGWGLIIFSLFVIFSAIIGLFRFPDFYTKIHAAGLIDSCGLPLALIGLSCLQHNSLTSFKLILAAIAVLLLNPVATTALAKAALLAKSRLPELHNKN, from the coding sequence ATGAGTATTATATTAACATTAATTGGCTGGGGATTAATAATATTCAGTCTATTTGTAATTTTCTCTGCAATTATCGGTTTATTCAGATTTCCTGATTTCTATACAAAAATCCATGCAGCAGGGCTTATTGATTCTTGTGGGTTACCGTTAGCACTAATTGGCCTTAGCTGTTTACAGCATAATTCCTTGACCAGTTTTAAATTAATACTGGCGGCCATTGCGGTGTTATTGCTAAACCCAGTGGCAACAACTGCTTTAGCTAAAGCGGCTTTATTGGCAAAATCAAGATTACCGGAATTACATAATAAAAATTAA
- a CDS encoding transposase has product MSDKKCGNSDYIDRIDLMECFLTVFDKSRIEALTADREFIGKKWLAWLKNNQIKHVLRVKENGQYISNSRGKLVKIRDLFRPLAIGSQVSLRQRRIGKKGELFDIVGVRNKNGELAVLIHSEKIENPVEIYAQRWQIETMFKAFKSAGFNCEATHITDDLRLDTLMQVMAIAFCLAYQTGEIIVLDKPVIIKKHGYRQNSIFRIGLDTLTTILHNIFAKLERWIHLLRVIFQPPEKAK; this is encoded by the coding sequence TTGAGTGATAAAAAATGCGGTAACTCTGATTATATTGATCGTATTGATCTGATGGAGTGCTTTTTAACGGTATTCGATAAAAGCCGAATTGAAGCACTAACAGCTGACCGAGAATTTATAGGTAAGAAATGGCTTGCTTGGCTCAAGAATAATCAAATAAAACACGTTCTTCGCGTCAAAGAAAATGGGCAATATATAAGTAACTCAAGAGGAAAACTGGTTAAGATAAGGGACTTATTCCGTCCTTTAGCTATAGGCTCTCAGGTGAGCTTACGTCAGCGAAGAATCGGTAAAAAAGGTGAGCTGTTTGATATAGTAGGAGTAAGAAATAAAAACGGAGAACTTGCCGTTCTAATCCATAGTGAAAAAATAGAAAATCCTGTTGAGATATATGCCCAAAGATGGCAAATCGAAACAATGTTTAAAGCTTTTAAGTCAGCAGGGTTCAACTGTGAAGCAACCCATATAACCGATGATTTACGACTAGATACGCTAATGCAAGTAATGGCAATTGCTTTTTGTCTAGCTTATCAAACCGGTGAGATTATAGTTTTAGATAAACCAGTGATTATAAAAAAGCATGGTTATAGACAAAATAGTATATTCCGTATCGGTTTAGATACACTAACTACCATATTACATAATATTTTTGCTAAATTAGAACGTTGGATACACCTACTGCGAGTAATATTTCAACCTCCAGAGAAAGCCAAATGA
- a CDS encoding IS5 family transposase (programmed frameshift): MRYKNLSILSEEHFRRLTGVRNSTFEKMVGILKTEKQINRRYQGGRRASLSMEDSLLMTLEYLREYRTYFHIAKNYGVSESSAFKTIRFVEDTLIKHPDFALPGKKALVKSGMEYELVLIDATESPIERPPKKQKYYYSGKKKRHTLKTQIVVDKKSKRVICTSFSNGKRHDFKLFKESRTHILPEVKVITDTGYQGLQKIHTNSELPKKKSKKNALTKEDKKNNRSLASDRVLNENVIGMLKRFKIIADKYRNRRKRFGLRFNLIAGLYNWDLGK, encoded by the exons ATGAGATATAAAAATTTAAGCATTTTATCGGAAGAGCATTTTAGAAGATTAACTGGGGTAAGAAATAGTACATTCGAAAAGATGGTAGGGATTTTAAAGACAGAGAAACAAATAAATAGGAGGTACCAAGGTGGCAGAAGAGCTAGTCTTAGTATGGAAGACAGCCTATTAATGACACTTGAATATTTAAGGGAATACCGTACCTATTTTCATATAGCTAAGAATTATGGGGTTAGCGAAAGCAGTGCATTTAAAACAATTCGTTTTGTTGAAGACACTCTAATAAAACATCCGGATTTTGCTCTTCCAGGTAAGAAGGCTCTAGTTAAAAGCGGTATGGAGTATGAATTAGTTTTAATAGATGCTACAGAAAGCCCTATAGAGCGACCCC CAAAAAAACAGAAATACTATTACTCAGGTAAAAAGAAAAGACATACGTTAAAGACTCAAATAGTAGTAGATAAGAAAAGCAAACGAGTCATATGCACTTCTTTTTCCAATGGTAAGCGTCATGATTTTAAATTATTTAAAGAATCAAGAACCCATATACTGCCTGAGGTTAAAGTGATTACTGATACTGGTTATCAAGGCTTACAGAAGATTCATACAAATTCTGAGCTACCAAAGAAAAAGAGTAAAAAGAATGCTTTAACCAAAGAAGATAAGAAAAATAATAGAAGTTTAGCAAGTGACAGAGTATTAAATGAAAATGTTATAGGTATGTTAAAGCGTTTTAAAATAATTGCTGATAAATATCGAAATAGACGCAAAAGATTTGGTCTTAGGTTCAATTTAATTGCTGGTTTATATAATTGGGATCTTGGTAAATGA
- the def gene encoding peptide deformylase: MSKMVEYLNLVYAPNDIFRQKAAIITIIDDNIRTLADQMLTTMYTERAIGLGANMVGVLKRIAVVDLQENGIRTPYILVNPEINWRSTDTQTFNESSLSFPGIAAEITRPKAIQMTYLDYHGIPQTLEAEGLLATVIQHEIDYLDGKIFLDYLSKMKQDLLLKKMIKYLKLNPPHIHGAHCHHH; encoded by the coding sequence ATGAGCAAAATGGTGGAATATTTAAACTTGGTTTATGCTCCAAACGATATTTTTAGACAGAAAGCGGCAATTATAACAATTATTGACGATAACATCAGAACTTTGGCTGATCAGATGCTGACTACTATGTATACTGAACGAGCTATTGGCCTAGGTGCTAATATGGTAGGTGTACTTAAGCGGATAGCAGTTGTTGATCTTCAGGAAAATGGTATACGCACTCCTTATATATTAGTTAACCCAGAAATCAATTGGCGTAGCACTGATACTCAAACATTTAACGAGTCGTCACTAAGCTTTCCTGGTATTGCTGCCGAAATTACCCGGCCTAAAGCAATTCAAATGACCTATCTAGATTATCATGGAATTCCACAGACATTAGAGGCCGAAGGTTTGTTAGCCACTGTAATTCAGCATGAAATTGATTATTTGGATGGCAAGATATTTTTAGACTATCTTTCGAAAATGAAACAGGATCTTTTGTTAAAGAAAATGATCAAATATCTAAAATTAAACCCACCTCATATTCATGGCGCACATTGCCATCACCATTAA